A single window of Nicotiana tomentosiformis chromosome 1, ASM39032v3, whole genome shotgun sequence DNA harbors:
- the LOC104100448 gene encoding phospho-2-dehydro-3-deoxyheptonate aldolase 2, chloroplastic, translating to MALTAATSSSSRGGSALPNSCLQTPKLSPLQKPTFISSSPTTTATPSNPKFKPRINKPISAVQSPPSTTTKTAQNPDGKWSLESWKLKPAFQLPEYPDKVELETVLKTLSTYPPIVFAGEARNLEEKLGEAALGNAFLLQGGDCAESFKEFSANNIRDTFRVILQMGVVLMFGGQMPVIKVGRMAGQFAKPRSDPFEEKDGVKLPSYRGDNVNGDAFDEKSRLPDPHRMIRAYSQSVATLNLLRAFATGGYAAMQRVNQWNLDFTDHSEQGDRYRELACRVDEAMGFMSAAGLTVDHPIMTTTDFWTSHECLLLPYEQALTREDSTSGLYYDCSAHMIWVGERTRQLDGAHVEFLRGIANPLGIKVSQKMDRDELVKLIDILNPQNRPGRITVIARMGADNMRVKLPHLIRAVRGAGQIVTWVSDPMHGNTTKAPCGLKTRSFDSIRAELRAFFDVHDQEGSYPGGVHLEMTGQNVTECVGGSRTITYNDLSSRYHTHCDPRLNASQALELAFLIAERLRKRRLGPKFRL from the exons ATGGCTCTGACAGCCGCCACCAGCAGCAGCAGCAGAGGTGGCTCAGCTCTCCCCAATTCATGCCTTCAAACCCCAAAGCTTTCACCTTTACAAAAACCcaccttcatctcttcctccccCACCACCACAGCCACCCCTTCAAACCCCAAATTCAAGCCAAGAATTAACAAACCAATCTCAGCCGTTCAATCTCCAccttcaacaacaacaaaaactgCTCAAAACCCAGATGGAAAATGGAGTCTTGAAAGCTGGAAGTTAAAACCAGCTTTTCAGCTACCTGAGTACCCTGATAAGGTTGAGCTGGAAACGGTTCTCAAGACCCTTTCAACTTATCCTCCAATTGTATTTGCTGGGGAAGCTAGGAATCTTGAAGAGAAATTGGGTGAAGCTGCTCTTGGGAATGCTTTCTTGTTGCAAGGGGGTGATTGCGCTGAGAGTTTTAAGGAGTTTAGTGCTAATAACATTAGGGACACTTTTAGAGTCATATTGCAGATGGGAGTTGTGCTTATGTTTGGTGGCCAAATGCCTGTCATCAAG GTGGGTAGAATGGCAGGTCAGTTTGCGAAGCCAAGATCTGATCCGTTTGAAGAGAAGGATGGTGTGAAGCTGCCAAGTTACAGGGGAGACAATGTGAATGGTGATGCTTTTGATGAGAAATCAAGACTTCCTGATCCCCATAGGATGATTAGGGCATATAGTCAATCTGTAGCTACCTTGAACCTCCTCAGAGCATTTGCTACCGGAGGTTATGCTGCCATGCAGAGGGTTAACCAGTGGAATCTCGACTTTACTGATCACAGCGAGCAAGGTGACAG GTACCGTGAACTGGCTTGCCGAGTTGACGAAGCCATGGGCTTCATGAGTGCTGCTGGGCTTACAGTTGACCACCCAATCATGACTACAACAGACTTCTGGACATCCCATGAGTGCCTTCTCTTGCCTTATGAACAAGCACTTACGAGGGAGGATTCAACTTCTGGCCTTTATTATGACTGCTCCGCTCATATGATTTGGGTTGGTGAACGAACAAGGCAATTGGATGGTGCTCATGTTGAGTTTCTGAGAGGAATTGCCAATCCACTTGGTATCAAG GTGAGTCAGAAAATGGATCGAGATGAACTAGTCAAGCTTATTGACATTCTTAACCCTCAAAATAGACCAGGAAGAATTACAGTGATCGCCAGGATGGGGGCTGATAACATGAGAGTAAAGCTTCCCCATCTGATCAGGGCTGTTCGCGGAGCAGGTCAAATTGTCACTTGGGTCAGTGATCCTATGCACGGAAATACCACCAAAGCTCCCTGTGGTCTCAAAACGCGTTCATTTGACTCTATCCGG GCTGAGTTAAGAGCATTCTTTGATGTACATGATCAAGAAGGGAGCTATCCTGGTGGTGTGCATCTGGAGATGACAGGTCAGAATGTAACGGAGTGCGTGGGAGGCTCTCGGACAATTACTTACAATGATCTAAGTTCGCGCTACCATACACATTGTGACCCAAGACTTAATGCTTCTCAAGCACTTGAACTTGCCTTTCTTATTGCCGAGCGCCTCAGGAAAAGAAGACTGGGACCTAAGTTCAGGCTCTAG